The Hymenobacter sp. GOD-10R genome includes a window with the following:
- a CDS encoding PglZ domain-containing protein, which translates to MQRYSILWADDEIDLLKPHILFLKEKGYDVTGVNSGADAIEQVQEQTYDLVFLDENMPGLTGLETLTEIKAARPTTPVIMITKSEEEHIMEEAIGSKIADYLIKPVNPNQILLSVKKVLDNKRLVSEKTNSGYQRDFRQLGMQLGDRLSPSEWADVYKKLVFWELEIDETEGKSMADVFNMQKDEANTYFGRFITENYEDWVNGDDDDAPLMSHQLFKERVFPMLKATGDTPVYFVLIDNLRYDQWKILEPIIAELFTVDQEEMYYSILPTTTAYARNAIFSGMMPGDIQKKYPNLWVNDDDDEGKNLHEQDFMEIMFQKANQKYKYSYNKVTNLQAGKDLLGKMANLHNNHKLNVIVYNFVDMLSHARTDMAMIRELAADESAYRSLTRSWFLHSPLYEMLQQIAEKKGKLIITTDHGTIRVKRPYKIVGDRNTNTNLRYKHGKNLGFDDSRDVYTVRKPERIFLPRENVSTAYVFTIGDYFFAYPNNYNYYVNYYKDTFQHGGISLEECIIPFITLTPKGA; encoded by the coding sequence ATGCAACGATACTCCATTCTTTGGGCTGACGACGAAATTGATTTGCTCAAGCCCCATATTTTATTTCTGAAAGAAAAAGGCTACGACGTGACCGGCGTAAATTCTGGTGCTGATGCCATTGAGCAAGTTCAGGAACAAACGTACGACCTGGTTTTTCTAGACGAAAACATGCCCGGTTTGACTGGACTGGAAACGTTGACCGAAATCAAGGCAGCGCGCCCCACCACGCCCGTGATAATGATTACCAAGAGCGAGGAAGAGCATATTATGGAAGAGGCCATCGGCTCTAAGATTGCCGATTACCTCATCAAGCCCGTAAACCCGAACCAGATTCTGCTGTCGGTGAAGAAGGTGCTGGATAACAAGCGTCTCGTTAGTGAAAAAACCAACAGCGGCTACCAGCGTGACTTCCGCCAGCTAGGTATGCAACTTGGCGACCGGCTTTCGCCCTCGGAGTGGGCCGATGTTTATAAGAAGCTGGTGTTCTGGGAGCTAGAAATTGACGAGACGGAAGGCAAAAGTATGGCCGACGTCTTCAACATGCAGAAGGACGAGGCCAACACGTACTTCGGTCGCTTCATCACTGAGAACTACGAAGATTGGGTCAATGGCGACGACGATGATGCGCCGCTGATGTCGCACCAGCTTTTCAAGGAGCGGGTGTTCCCTATGCTGAAGGCCACCGGCGACACGCCCGTGTACTTCGTGCTTATCGACAACCTGCGCTACGATCAGTGGAAAATTCTGGAGCCTATCATTGCCGAACTGTTCACCGTGGATCAGGAGGAAATGTATTACTCCATTCTGCCGACTACCACTGCCTACGCCCGCAATGCCATCTTCTCGGGCATGATGCCCGGCGATATTCAGAAGAAGTATCCTAACCTGTGGGTGAATGATGACGATGATGAGGGTAAAAACCTGCATGAGCAGGACTTCATGGAAATCATGTTCCAGAAGGCCAATCAGAAATATAAGTACAGCTATAACAAGGTAACCAACTTACAGGCGGGCAAAGACTTGCTTGGGAAGATGGCCAACCTGCACAACAACCATAAGCTGAACGTCATCGTCTACAACTTCGTGGACATGCTCTCGCACGCCCGCACCGACATGGCCATGATTCGGGAGCTAGCCGCCGACGAATCAGCGTACCGCTCGCTTACCCGGTCGTGGTTCCTGCATTCGCCGCTGTATGAAATGCTCCAGCAGATTGCCGAGAAGAAGGGTAAACTCATCATCACCACCGACCACGGTACCATTCGGGTGAAACGTCCCTACAAAATTGTGGGCGACCGGAATACCAATACCAACTTGCGTTATAAGCACGGCAAAAACCTAGGTTTCGATGACTCGCGCGACGTGTACACCGTGCGCAAGCCGGAGCGTATCTTCCTGCCCCGCGAAAACGTGAGCACCGCCTACGTCTTCACCATCGGCGACTACTTCTTCGCCTATCCCAACAACTACAACTACTACGTGAACTACTACAAGGACACGTTCCAGCACGGAGGCATCTCGTTAGAAGAGTGTATTATCCCATTCATCACTCTGACGCCAAAAGGTGCTTAG
- a CDS encoding LytR/AlgR family response regulator transcription factor produces the protein MSFENTAPSKTLTCAILDDNEINRLTLEHYIEMNSSLQLVASLAGSIEGLEFFSVGRQVDVLFLDVEMPDLNGLDMLRLLPEPPQVVLTTAHENFGSDAFELRVADYLVKPFDYNCFCRAVERVSERLSSGDNIIHLAASPHH, from the coding sequence ATGTCCTTCGAAAATACTGCGCCTTCTAAGACTCTAACTTGCGCTATCCTCGACGATAATGAAATCAATCGGCTAACGCTGGAGCATTATATTGAAATGAACAGCTCTTTGCAGCTGGTAGCTTCGCTGGCTGGTAGCATAGAAGGACTGGAGTTCTTCAGCGTGGGACGTCAGGTTGATGTTTTGTTTCTGGATGTAGAGATGCCCGATCTGAATGGGCTAGATATGCTCCGCTTACTGCCAGAGCCACCACAAGTAGTGTTGACCACTGCCCATGAGAACTTCGGCAGTGATGCTTTTGAACTACGCGTTGCCGATTACCTAGTGAAGCCGTTTGATTACAACTGTTTTTGCCGCGCCGTAGAGCGTGTATCTGAGCGTCTTAGTTCCGGTGACAATATTATCCACTTAGCTGCAAGTCCGCATCACTAA
- a CDS encoding PAS domain-containing protein: protein MRKLFSSFSLEESYKELQRALRQERLQREHAEQQLARLQHALNQAQLVLAQSPSPVLQLDEQGQLSCINPAASALARETAAPETEGFHQQLRTWAETARQSGTQQQEFRLADRHYAVLAMPAVACSCVNLYLTENTAQRRAETALVEQQDFYTTILEQLPIGVAVFDSQERYLLINKWVVADDETREWMIGKTNMETCLQRKRPIEVALQRTAMFEQAIRERQAVTWHETVQQPTGLQRLDRVYQPIFNPDGSVRMVVGAGMDITEKYATEEKLAQQHEFYESILNQLPMDVAVVDAQHRFLYVNPAAISNAALRAWVIGKTNLEYANHRHLSQELIERREAKFAQMISERQQVEFEETLMAADGPRRLLRYLHPVLASDGAVRMVIIYGVNITERYQGEQKLGQQRQFYENILNQLPVDIAVLDPEHRYLFVNPVAIKDPDVRHWIIGKSNFEYFHYSQRPIELAEQRDNIFKQVLTERQQLAYEETIESAKGPRRLLRRLHPVLATDGSVSMVLAYGLDITERFHAEQQLTKQREFYEGILNNLPSDIAALDPQQRFLYVNPVAIKDAEIRQWIIGKTSRDYMLRRQHPIELADKREAVFNQVVAERQQVSYEETFFTSSGPQHLLRILHPVFAPDGSLKMVIVYGANITERYLAEQKLTEQREFYETILNQLPADIAVFDANNRYLFVNPVGIKDEELRKWIIGKTNFDYCAYRQRPVELAEKRQAMFEQIVAEQRQISFEETHNSPTGPRRMLRINHPVFTPEGTLRMVLAYGLDITDRYRAEQQLDEQRTFYETILNQSPSATAVFDSEGRYLYVNPSSIQDPQIRAWIIGKTDQEYCSYRQFPVRMAELRNAQREQAVRERREVSWEETIKSSTGLRHWRRTIYPVFHADGSLNIVIGSGMELTERYLAEERQRQAEAAIQEQQEFIRQVVDTIPNFLYVTNQEGEVVFANAAFDSITFNSNHLQATLANDTPEAAELRQLTTWSHQVLETQQELRHELPMTLAAGESLQFQIVKRPLIRPNGTREVLTVGTDITEVKRIRRNLEQNAKQYHELMRNTQVLICTHDLQGTILSANPALATLIGMPIDQIVGRNFILAPSGLTPHTFEQYLARITEQGDTSGLFPLQLTANGDTHYLLYHNCLVDEPGQPAYVISYSQDITNRVLAEQELERAKLAAEAAVTARENFLANMSHEIRTPMNGVLGMAGLLARTELNSQQREYLGIIRNSGAHLLSVLNDVLDVAKITSGKLELENTPFDLGTIIKTAAQTLGFRAMEKGIQFTVDPVTLPHPMVVSDPHRLKQVFLNLFGNAIKFTERGSVRLTTQLRAETDTTLTITFLVSDTGIGIPAEKQEKIFESFSQAYTDTTRRFGGTGLGLTISSSLVERLGGRLFIYSAPNQGSTFSFTLTFTKALLTANTAMDQDREDFLTAEAGQAVAGLRVLLVEDHEVNRQLAQLVLENFGVHVDSAADGNAALLLFQQAVYDVILMDIQMPGMSGLEVTAKMRCHPDTVRAHTPIIALTANAFRSDNERYLAAGINDCIAKPFDELELLRKITIAHEAAAQQPTPLFNLADVHRMAHGKSSFVLRILDSFLTHTPTELTNFQQAVATNDWKLVGQIAHRLKPSLKMLQVHKLTEPALTLQDATATVEARTDAATCVVSLLPQLLQELQQWRTVAIANEAFTTK from the coding sequence ATGCGTAAGCTATTCTCTTCTTTTTCGCTGGAAGAGTCCTATAAGGAACTACAACGGGCGCTCCGGCAGGAACGTTTGCAACGGGAGCATGCCGAGCAGCAGCTAGCAAGGCTACAACATGCCTTGAACCAAGCGCAGCTTGTACTCGCACAAAGCCCCTCCCCTGTTCTTCAACTTGATGAACAGGGGCAACTCTCGTGCATCAATCCGGCAGCATCAGCCCTAGCTCGTGAAACAGCAGCTCCGGAAACTGAGGGTTTCCACCAACAGCTCCGCACCTGGGCAGAAACGGCTCGGCAATCGGGCACGCAGCAGCAAGAGTTCCGTTTGGCAGACCGGCACTATGCAGTGCTTGCAATGCCTGCTGTTGCCTGCTCGTGCGTAAACCTATACCTCACGGAGAACACAGCGCAACGCCGAGCCGAAACAGCGCTGGTGGAGCAACAGGATTTTTACACCACTATTCTGGAGCAACTTCCTATTGGAGTGGCCGTCTTTGATAGTCAGGAGCGCTACCTGCTAATTAATAAGTGGGTGGTGGCCGATGACGAAACGCGCGAGTGGATGATCGGCAAAACTAATATGGAAACGTGCCTCCAACGGAAGCGCCCCATAGAAGTAGCCTTGCAGCGCACCGCGATGTTCGAGCAAGCCATCCGAGAGCGGCAGGCGGTAACCTGGCACGAAACTGTGCAACAGCCCACCGGTTTGCAGCGCTTAGATCGGGTTTATCAGCCCATCTTCAATCCTGATGGTTCTGTCCGGATGGTAGTGGGTGCTGGTATGGATATCACCGAAAAATATGCGACAGAAGAAAAGCTAGCGCAGCAACATGAGTTCTACGAGTCAATTTTGAACCAGCTGCCTATGGATGTGGCTGTTGTGGATGCACAGCATCGCTTCCTCTATGTCAATCCGGCGGCTATTAGCAATGCGGCTTTACGTGCATGGGTTATTGGCAAAACCAATCTTGAATACGCGAATCACCGCCATCTTTCTCAAGAACTCATCGAGCGGCGAGAAGCCAAATTTGCTCAGATGATAAGCGAGCGGCAGCAAGTTGAGTTTGAAGAAACGCTCATGGCCGCGGATGGGCCACGGCGCTTGCTGCGTTACCTGCATCCCGTGTTAGCATCCGATGGTGCGGTGCGCATGGTTATCATCTACGGCGTAAACATCACGGAACGGTACCAGGGCGAACAAAAGCTAGGTCAGCAGCGCCAATTCTACGAGAATATCCTGAACCAGCTACCCGTCGATATAGCGGTACTCGACCCTGAACATCGGTATCTGTTCGTGAACCCAGTGGCTATTAAAGATCCGGACGTCCGCCACTGGATTATCGGCAAGAGCAATTTCGAGTACTTTCACTACAGTCAGCGGCCTATAGAACTAGCGGAGCAGCGTGATAATATCTTCAAGCAAGTATTGACGGAACGGCAGCAGCTAGCTTACGAAGAGACTATTGAGTCCGCCAAAGGCCCACGCCGCCTGTTGCGGCGTCTGCACCCCGTACTCGCAACTGATGGTTCGGTGAGTATGGTCCTAGCTTATGGCCTAGACATCACAGAGCGCTTTCACGCCGAGCAGCAACTCACCAAGCAACGCGAGTTTTACGAGGGTATTCTCAACAACCTGCCATCCGACATCGCAGCGCTTGATCCGCAGCAACGTTTCCTCTATGTCAACCCGGTTGCCATCAAAGATGCGGAGATTCGGCAGTGGATTATCGGCAAAACTAGCCGTGACTACATGCTCCGTCGACAGCATCCGATAGAGCTAGCCGACAAACGAGAAGCGGTATTCAATCAAGTGGTGGCCGAACGGCAGCAAGTGAGTTATGAGGAAACCTTCTTCACCTCGAGTGGTCCGCAGCACTTACTTCGTATTCTGCACCCCGTGTTTGCGCCCGACGGTTCGCTAAAGATGGTGATTGTGTATGGAGCAAATATTACGGAGCGCTACTTGGCCGAACAGAAGCTAACCGAGCAACGCGAGTTCTACGAAACTATCTTAAATCAACTGCCCGCTGATATAGCTGTTTTTGACGCTAACAATCGGTATCTGTTCGTTAATCCGGTTGGCATCAAAGACGAAGAGCTACGGAAATGGATCATTGGCAAAACAAATTTTGACTATTGCGCCTACCGCCAGCGCCCCGTGGAGCTAGCAGAAAAGCGCCAAGCCATGTTTGAACAAATTGTAGCCGAACAGCGACAAATTAGCTTTGAGGAGACGCACAACTCGCCCACTGGTCCACGGCGTATGCTGCGGATCAATCACCCCGTCTTTACGCCGGAGGGCACCCTTCGTATGGTACTCGCCTACGGGCTAGATATCACGGATCGTTATCGCGCCGAGCAACAGCTAGATGAACAGCGGACGTTCTACGAGACCATCCTCAACCAATCGCCGAGCGCCACTGCCGTGTTCGACTCCGAAGGCCGCTACCTGTATGTCAATCCCAGCAGTATTCAAGACCCACAAATTCGGGCATGGATTATTGGCAAAACGGACCAGGAGTATTGTAGCTACCGGCAATTTCCGGTTAGAATGGCCGAGTTGCGCAATGCTCAACGCGAGCAGGCCGTGCGCGAGCGACGGGAAGTATCGTGGGAGGAAACGATCAAGAGCTCTACCGGACTACGGCATTGGCGACGCACAATTTACCCCGTGTTCCACGCCGATGGCTCCTTGAACATCGTCATTGGCTCAGGCATGGAACTTACGGAGCGCTACTTGGCAGAAGAGCGCCAGCGGCAGGCAGAAGCCGCTATCCAAGAGCAACAAGAGTTTATTCGCCAGGTAGTTGACACTATTCCTAACTTCCTGTATGTGACAAATCAAGAGGGGGAAGTGGTTTTTGCGAATGCAGCTTTCGATAGTATCACATTTAACTCCAACCACTTACAAGCTACTCTTGCCAATGACACGCCCGAAGCAGCTGAGCTACGGCAGTTGACAACGTGGAGCCATCAGGTACTCGAAACCCAGCAGGAATTACGGCATGAACTCCCTATGACGCTAGCAGCGGGCGAATCATTGCAATTTCAGATCGTAAAGCGCCCTTTGATACGCCCCAATGGCACAAGAGAAGTCCTCACGGTAGGCACTGATATTACAGAGGTTAAGCGCATCCGCCGGAACCTCGAGCAGAACGCTAAGCAATACCATGAGCTCATGCGCAACACGCAAGTGCTCATTTGCACGCACGATTTGCAGGGTACTATTCTATCGGCTAACCCAGCGCTGGCAACGCTGATTGGTATGCCAATTGACCAAATTGTGGGTCGCAACTTTATCCTGGCTCCTTCGGGTCTCACGCCGCACACGTTCGAGCAGTATTTGGCAAGGATTACCGAGCAGGGCGACACTTCAGGCTTGTTTCCGCTTCAGCTCACTGCCAATGGCGATACCCATTACCTGCTCTACCACAATTGCCTAGTCGATGAGCCGGGCCAACCTGCTTACGTAATATCCTACAGCCAAGATATTACCAACCGGGTACTAGCCGAGCAAGAACTTGAGCGAGCTAAGCTAGCCGCCGAAGCCGCCGTCACGGCCCGTGAGAACTTCTTGGCGAACATGAGCCACGAGATTCGGACGCCTATGAATGGTGTGCTAGGTATGGCGGGCCTACTTGCCCGCACGGAGCTAAACTCACAACAGCGCGAGTACCTAGGCATTATTCGCAATTCGGGTGCCCACCTGCTCAGTGTTCTTAACGATGTGCTAGACGTAGCCAAGATCACCTCGGGCAAGCTAGAGCTAGAGAATACGCCATTCGACCTGGGTACCATCATCAAAACGGCCGCCCAAACCCTGGGCTTCCGAGCCATGGAAAAAGGCATTCAGTTTACCGTGGACCCTGTGACGCTGCCTCACCCCATGGTAGTCAGCGACCCGCACCGCCTTAAGCAAGTGTTCCTCAATCTGTTTGGTAATGCTATCAAATTCACGGAGCGTGGTAGCGTCCGGCTCACAACCCAGCTTCGGGCCGAAACAGACACGACTCTTACAATTACTTTCCTGGTCAGCGATACTGGCATCGGCATTCCGGCGGAAAAGCAAGAAAAGATCTTTGAAAGCTTCTCGCAGGCCTACACCGATACGACCCGCCGCTTTGGGGGTACAGGCCTTGGCCTTACCATCAGCAGTAGCTTGGTCGAACGCCTTGGAGGCCGGCTGTTTATCTATAGCGCACCCAATCAAGGCAGCACCTTCAGCTTTACCCTTACGTTCACGAAAGCCCTGCTAACAGCTAATACTGCCATGGACCAAGATCGGGAAGACTTCCTAACGGCCGAGGCGGGCCAGGCAGTGGCAGGCTTACGAGTATTGCTTGTCGAAGACCACGAAGTGAACCGGCAGCTAGCTCAACTAGTGCTAGAAAACTTTGGGGTACATGTCGATAGTGCTGCCGATGGCAACGCTGCGTTACTTCTCTTCCAGCAAGCTGTCTACGATGTTATTCTGATGGACATTCAGATGCCCGGCATGAGCGGACTAGAAGTGACGGCCAAAATGCGCTGTCACCCGGATACAGTACGGGCGCACACACCCATTATTGCCTTGACTGCAAATGCCTTCCGCTCCGATAATGAGCGGTATCTGGCCGCGGGTATTAATGACTGTATTGCGAAACCGTTTGATGAGCTGGAGTTGCTGCGCAAAATTACGATAGCTCATGAGGCGGCGGCTCAGCAACCTACGCCCTTGTTCAACCTAGCTGATGTGCACCGGATGGCGCACGGCAAATCAAGCTTTGTTCTGCGAATTCTGGACTCTTTCCTCACGCATACACCAACTGAGCTCACGAACTTTCAGCAAGCCGTTGCCACCAATGATTGGAAACTGGTCGGGCAAATTGCGCATCGCCTCAAACCCTCTTTGAAAATGCTGCAAGTACACAAGCTTACCGAACCTGCACTGACGCTGCAAGATGCTACAGCTACTGTGGAGGCCCGCACAGACGCTGCCACGTGCGTTGTTAGCTTACTACCTCAACTACTACAAGAGCTACAGCAGTGGCGTACAGTGGCTATTGCCAACGAAGCTTTTACCACTAAATAA